The Thunnus maccoyii chromosome 9, fThuMac1.1, whole genome shotgun sequence genome includes a region encoding these proteins:
- the rflna gene encoding refilin-A, which yields MVGHLHLQAMDDSLKGKNREGLLDSPDSGLPPSPSPPFCSLSPGLIESRSGSCTTPVESHHGYYKKESREGKLLPYLLLNATGSDPRTRMYPVFFGESIEVNPKPEQEIKCNSAVKYDSDKHYRDGVYCATVPTPTSYSETVVAVRDCTWRSYKTQVYLEPRQRPISYRSTTIIYPKHAKNTYRTTLKYNPTGSRRWFVSTVQLESSEDTSPCIIYTEDL from the exons ATGGTGGGGCACCTACATTTACAAGCGATGGATGATAGTCTGAAAGGAAAGAACCGGGAGGGGCTGCTCGACAGTCCGGATTCGGGGTTACCCCCCAGTCCCAGTCCGCCCTTCTGCTCACTCTCTCCGGGTCTGATCGAGTCGCGCTCCGGCAGCTGCACGACGCCCGTCGAAAGCCATCATGGATATTATAAAAAGGAAAGCAGAGAAGGCAAACTG CTGCCCTACCTGCTGCTGAACGCCACAGGATCAGATCCCAGGACCCGCATGTACCCAGTGTTCTTCGGAGAGAGCATCGAGGTCAACCCCAAACCAGAGCAAGAAATCAA GTGCAACTCCGCCGTCAAGTATGACTCAGACAAGCATTACCGGGACGGCGTGTATTGCGCCACGGTTCCTACACCCACATCCTACAGCGAGACAGTGGTGGCGGTGCGGGACTGCACTTGGAGGAGCTACAAAACCCAGGTGTATCTGGAGCCGCGGCAGAGGCCCATCAGCTACCGGAGCACCACCATCATCTACCCGAAACACGCCAAGAACACTTACCGCACCACGCTCAAGTACAACCCCACGGGCTCCCGCCGCTGGTTCGTCTCCACGGTGCAGCTGGAGTCGAGTGAGGATACTAGTCCCTGTATCATCTACACAGAGGACCTGTAG